A single region of the Chelmon rostratus isolate fCheRos1 chromosome 5, fCheRos1.pri, whole genome shotgun sequence genome encodes:
- the snx18a gene encoding sorting nexin-18a, whose product MALRARALYDFNSENPGEVSVRENEILTLYSEQDIDGWFEGANSKGERGLFPASYVEILRNDAASTFNNNSCGTSGDTYPDSRYANIPSGGFDGSYKPPTKVENFSKSSSPGFTTFTQQQQHPQQQQQHAYQQPIQGSDDDWDDDWDDSSTVADEPGTVGGRYDFEGNGPSTYRVSTSSMSRGNAQHAKSSATVSRNLNRFSTFVKSGGEAFVLGEASGFVKDGDKICVVMGQYGPEWQENPYPFACTIDDPTKQTKFKGMKSYISYKLTPTHTQNQVNRRYKHFDWLYTRLVEKFPVISVPHIPEKQATGRFEEDFISKRRKGLIWWMNHMTSHPVLARCDVFQHFLTCNSTDEKAWKQGKRKAEKDEMVGANFFLTISTPAAPLDFQEVESKIDGFKTFTKRMDDSTLQLNATVNEFARKQISGFKKEYQKVGLSFKVLSQAFEMDQQVYSAGLNQAISFTGEAYECIGEYFAEQPSKDLDPIMDLLGLYQGHLANYPDIIHVQKGALTKVKESQKHVEEGKMDRAQAEGINERCNIISCATLAEIQHFHQIRVRDFKAQMQHYLQQQIAFFQKITGKLEEALQKYDNA is encoded by the exons ATGGCGCTCAGAGCCAGGGCGCTGTACGACTTCAACTCTGAAAACCCCGGGGAGGTGTCGGTGAGGGAGAACGAAATCCTAACTTTGTACAGCGAGCAGGACATTGACGGCTGGTTTGAGGGGGCGAACAGCAAAGGGGAGAGGGGACTGTTCCCCGCGTCCTACGTGGAAATCCTGAGAAACGACGCCGCCTCCAcgttcaacaacaacagctgcgGCACATCTGGGGACACTTACCCGGACTCCCGATACGCAAACATCCCGTCCGGAGGATTTGATGGCTCTTATAAGCCTCCGACTAAAGTTGAGAACTTTTCTAAATCGTCTTCGCCCGGTTTCACCACGttcacacagcaacagcagcatccgcagcagcagcagcagcacgccTACCAGCAGCCCATCCAGGGGAGCGATGATGACTGGGATGATGACTGGGATGACAGCTCTACTGTTGCAGATGAGCCAGGGACTGTTGGAGGAAGGTATGACTTTGAAGGCAATGGGCCTTCCACTTACAGAGTGTCAACATCCTCAATGTCAAGAGGTAACGCACAGCATGCAAAGAGCTCCGCCACTGTCAGCAGAAACCTGAACAGGTTTTCAACATTTGTGAAGTCAGGAGGAGAGGCGTTTGTGCTCGGGGAGGCATCAGGCTTTGTGAAGGATGGGGATAAGATCTGTGTGGTAATGGGTCAGTATGGTCCCGAGTGGCAGGAGAACCCGTACCCATTCGCTTGCACAATTGACGACCCCACTAAACAGACCAAGTTCAAGGGGATGAAAAGCTACATCTCCTATAAGCTGACTCCCACCCACACGCAGAACCAGGTGAACAGGAGGTATAAGCACTTTGACTGGCTGTACACTCGGCTGGTGGAGAAATTCCCTGTTATCTCGGTGCCACACATCCCGGAGAAGCAGGCCACAGGGCGCTTTGAAGAGGACTTCATatcaaagaggaggaaaggccTCATATGGTGGATGAACCACATGACCAGCCACCCTGTTCTGGCCCGGTGTGACGTTTTCCAGCACTTCCTCACCTGCAACAGCACAGACGAAAAGGCCTGGAAGCAGGGTAAGAGGAAGGCGGAGAAGGATGAGATGGTTGGAGCCAACTTTTTCCTCACGATCAGCACCCCCGCAGCGCCGCTTGACTTCCAGGAGGTGGAGAGCAAAATAGACGGGTTCAAGACTTTCACCAAAAGGATGGACGACAGCACCTTGCAGCTCAACGCCACTGTCAATGAGTTTGCCCGCAAGCAGATCAGCGGCTTTAAGAAGGAGTATCAGAAAGTGGGGCTGTCATTCAAGGTTCTCAGCCAAGCCTTTGAAATGGACCAGCAGGTGTACTCGGCTGGACTCAACCAAGCCATCTCCTTCACTGGGGAGGCATATGAATGCATCGGAGAGTATTTTGCTGAGCAGCCCAGCAAGGATCTGGACCCCATCATGGATTTGTTGGGTCTTTACCAAGGACACCTGGCAAACTACCCAGACATCATTCATGTCCAGAAAG GTGCCCTGACGAAGGTGAAAGAAAGCCAGAAGCATGTGGAGGAGGGCAAGATGGACCGGGCACAGGCGGAAGGCATCAACGAGCGCTGCAACATCATCTCCTGCGCCACGCTGGCTGAGATCCAGCACTTCCACCAGATCCGCGTGCGCGACTTCAAGGCACAGATGCAGCACTACCTACAGCAGCAGATCGCCTTCTTCCAAAAAATCACAGGCAAGCTAGAGGAGGCCCTGCAGAAATACGACAACGCGTAA